Proteins encoded within one genomic window of Saccharopolyspora pogona:
- a CDS encoding helix-turn-helix domain-containing protein — protein sequence MSGQPRLVSSSELARELGVTRQTVARWVRGGVITPATVTAGGQARFDVEKAKSELREHRRATVPTTERTHTS from the coding sequence ATGTCTGGTCAACCGCGCCTTGTGAGCAGCTCGGAGCTAGCGCGCGAACTTGGCGTCACTCGCCAAACCGTCGCACGCTGGGTTCGGGGCGGCGTGATCACTCCCGCAACCGTCACAGCGGGCGGTCAGGCACGGTTCGACGTGGAGAAGGCGAAAAGCGAGCTCCGCGAGCACAGACGCGCGACGGTGCCAACGACTGAGCGTACGCACACCTCATAA